A single Saccharolobus shibatae B12 DNA region contains:
- a CDS encoding amidase, whose product MSQLKGLEFNAYITVINSNDNDEVLKVAIKDNIYTKGVRTTAASKILYNFIPSYDATIVAKLKKIKAKIIAKTNMHEFAIGGTNTSSAFGITKNPNDPELITGGSSGGSAVSVAVDDADVAIGTDTRGSVRIPAAFCGVYGFKPTFGRISTHGIIPNSWSLDHVGILSKNITKLIYIYRILKGHDNKDPNTLINLSIREKKKKVKRIGIINELTVDCESRNDFMRFIYKLNDYDIEEVELPIVLSISKYLDVFRVETASYHRRFLRLHEQDYSPDVLSLIKQGFKVRVLDYVNTIKIREKMIKEFIKTFNRYDLLVCPTVPIYPPKIKDVINNEINYSKILIRNVAPFNFLKVPAISVPINKFVGAQFIANIGFDEYLLDFVSSLGV is encoded by the coding sequence ATGTCTCAGTTAAAAGGCTTAGAATTTAATGCCTATATAACTGTGATTAATAGTAATGATAATGACGAAGTGCTAAAGGTGGCTATAAAGGATAATATATATACTAAGGGTGTTAGAACTACTGCTGCATCAAAAATACTTTATAATTTTATACCCAGTTATGATGCTACAATTGTAGCAAAACTAAAGAAAATTAAGGCGAAAATTATAGCGAAAACAAATATGCACGAATTTGCGATAGGCGGAACTAATACCTCTAGTGCGTTTGGAATAACTAAAAATCCAAATGATCCAGAATTAATAACTGGTGGTTCAAGTGGAGGTTCTGCAGTATCAGTAGCTGTAGATGATGCTGATGTTGCAATAGGGACAGATACTAGAGGGTCAGTAAGGATACCAGCTGCCTTCTGCGGCGTTTATGGGTTTAAGCCTACTTTTGGGAGAATATCCACACATGGTATTATTCCAAATAGCTGGAGCTTGGATCATGTTGGTATTTTAAGCAAAAACATTACCAAATTGATCTATATATATAGGATATTAAAAGGGCATGATAATAAAGATCCTAATACTCTTATTAATTTAAGCATTAGAGAGAAAAAGAAGAAAGTTAAGAGAATAGGTATAATAAATGAGCTTACCGTCGACTGTGAGAGTAGAAACGATTTCATGAGGTTTATATATAAATTGAACGATTATGATATAGAAGAAGTAGAATTACCTATAGTATTATCCATTTCAAAATATCTCGATGTATTTAGAGTTGAGACTGCTTCTTATCATCGCCGTTTTCTTAGACTACATGAACAAGACTACTCTCCAGACGTTCTGTCATTAATAAAACAAGGGTTTAAAGTAAGAGTATTGGATTATGTAAATACAATTAAAATCAGAGAAAAGATGATAAAGGAGTTCATTAAGACTTTTAATAGATATGATCTCCTAGTTTGTCCTACGGTTCCAATATATCCTCCTAAGATAAAAGATGTCATAAATAATGAAATAAACTATAGTAAAATACTAATAAGAAATGTAGCTCCATTTAATTTCTTAAAAGTACCTGCAATTTCAGTTCCAATAAATAAATTTGTAGGTGCCCAATTTATAGCAAATATAGGGTTTGACGAATATCTATTAGATTTTGTATCATCTTTAGGTGTCTAG